In Cryptosporangium aurantiacum, one DNA window encodes the following:
- a CDS encoding DUF5995 family protein — MAGGIQDVLARMRSLRDTLDPADGVRQFNRVYLRVTEELQPRLSAGFFRDPEFVERFAVLFAGRYFAAVDAGAADVRRVSPAWRPLFAQRTDPRIHPVQFAVAGMNAHINHDLALATVDACLAHGTHPGDERVGVDYLRINAIFEEVEAEIRLALLSGPEELGEPFEPIVHLISTWSVVQARDAAWVRAQVRWALRQQDWLLDRTEEASARATGMTGRHLLTPLLPARRRRAFPDVLPD, encoded by the coding sequence ATGGCCGGTGGGATCCAGGACGTGCTGGCGCGGATGCGATCGCTCCGCGACACGCTCGATCCGGCGGACGGCGTCCGGCAGTTCAACCGCGTCTACTTACGGGTCACCGAGGAGCTGCAACCCCGGCTGAGCGCCGGGTTCTTCCGCGACCCCGAGTTCGTCGAGCGGTTCGCGGTGCTCTTCGCCGGCCGCTACTTCGCCGCGGTCGACGCCGGGGCGGCGGACGTGCGGCGGGTGAGCCCGGCGTGGCGGCCGCTGTTCGCCCAGCGCACCGATCCGCGGATCCACCCCGTCCAGTTCGCGGTGGCCGGCATGAACGCCCACATCAACCACGACCTCGCGCTGGCCACCGTCGACGCCTGCCTGGCGCACGGCACCCACCCCGGCGACGAGCGGGTCGGCGTCGACTACCTGCGGATCAACGCGATCTTCGAGGAGGTCGAGGCGGAGATCCGGTTGGCGTTGCTGTCCGGTCCGGAGGAGCTCGGCGAACCGTTCGAGCCGATCGTCCACCTGATCAGCACGTGGAGCGTCGTCCAGGCCCGCGACGCGGCGTGGGTGCGCGCGCAGGTGCGCTGGGCGCTGCGGCAGCAGGACTGGCTGCTCGACCGCACCGAGGAGGCGTCCGCGCGGGCGACCGGGATGACCGGCCGTCACCTGCTGACTCCGCTGCTCCCGGCCCGTCGGCGGCGCGCGTTCCCCGACGTTCTGCCGGATTGA
- a CDS encoding MMPL family transporter → MAALLYRLGAGAFRFRVQVCVAWVLVLLAVGVGAVTLSGKTVSSFSIPGQESTTALELIAEKFEVGATGATAQVVLEAPGGGTITAAEPAAKVATLVTALRELPGVLSATDPLDPASPVVSADQRAAYSTVTYQAQAAEITEEQRDALLAAVATARFDGLTAEVTGEAAEAQGAGVGGAGEAAGVVVALIVLAITYGSLVAAGMNLLTALVGVGIGALGITLLTGFIDLQATTSVLAVMLGLAVGIDYALFIFTRFRQELLSGRTIGEAAPMAVGTAGSAVVTAGITVVIALSGLAVAGIPFLTEMGLAAAGTVVVAVLVAVTLVPAVLALIGLRALPPKVRPTLRSGNPLPPHPDRGFVAGWARTVTERRWLSLLGAVVVLAVIAVPVFSMRTSLNQEPAPDTTQAKATAILSERFGAGVTGPLLILVEGEDATGVARSAVPAAEALDDVALVSAPRESPYGGAALITVIPESGPDSEETVDLVHALRDALAGLGGSARSYVTGTTAVSVDVSQKLNEALPEYLVLVVGLALVLLILVFRSLLVPIAGVLGFLLTIGAALGATVAVFQWGWLKVLVNAETTGPLLSLAPIIVVGILFGLAMDYQVFLVSRMHEAHAHGAAPRAAIVTGFRQAAPVVVAAASIMFAVFAGFIPEGDATIKPIAFALATGILFDAIVVRMVAMPAAMSLLGASAWWLPRGLRWLPTLDVEGAALERRPDETREFAPH, encoded by the coding sequence GTGGCAGCGTTGCTGTATCGCCTCGGAGCGGGTGCGTTCCGCTTCCGCGTCCAGGTGTGCGTCGCGTGGGTGCTGGTTCTTCTCGCCGTGGGCGTCGGTGCGGTGACACTCTCCGGCAAGACCGTGAGCAGTTTCAGCATCCCCGGGCAGGAGTCGACGACCGCGCTCGAACTGATCGCCGAGAAGTTCGAGGTCGGGGCAACCGGCGCGACCGCGCAAGTCGTCCTGGAGGCGCCCGGCGGCGGCACGATCACCGCGGCCGAGCCCGCGGCGAAGGTCGCCACGCTGGTGACCGCGCTCCGCGAGCTGCCCGGTGTACTCAGCGCGACGGACCCGCTGGACCCGGCGTCACCCGTCGTGTCGGCGGATCAGCGCGCCGCGTACAGCACCGTGACCTACCAGGCGCAGGCCGCCGAGATCACCGAGGAGCAGCGCGACGCGCTGCTCGCGGCGGTCGCGACCGCCCGCTTCGACGGGCTCACCGCCGAGGTCACCGGCGAGGCGGCGGAGGCCCAGGGTGCCGGTGTCGGCGGCGCGGGGGAGGCGGCCGGTGTCGTGGTCGCGCTGATCGTCCTCGCGATCACCTACGGGTCGCTGGTGGCCGCCGGGATGAACCTGCTCACCGCGCTGGTCGGCGTCGGCATCGGAGCGCTGGGGATCACGCTGCTGACCGGCTTCATCGACCTGCAGGCGACGACGTCGGTGCTCGCGGTCATGCTCGGGCTCGCGGTCGGTATCGACTACGCGCTGTTCATCTTCACCCGCTTCCGGCAGGAACTGCTCAGCGGCCGGACGATCGGCGAGGCGGCGCCGATGGCGGTGGGCACCGCCGGATCCGCGGTGGTCACCGCGGGCATCACCGTGGTCATCGCGCTGTCCGGGCTGGCCGTCGCCGGCATCCCGTTCCTCACCGAGATGGGGCTGGCCGCCGCGGGCACGGTGGTGGTCGCGGTGCTCGTCGCGGTGACGCTGGTGCCCGCGGTCCTCGCCCTGATCGGCCTGCGCGCGCTGCCCCCCAAGGTCCGGCCGACGCTCCGCAGCGGCAACCCGCTGCCGCCGCACCCGGATCGGGGTTTCGTCGCGGGCTGGGCCAGGACCGTCACCGAACGACGCTGGCTGAGCCTGCTCGGCGCGGTCGTGGTGCTTGCCGTGATCGCGGTGCCGGTGTTCTCGATGCGGACGTCGCTGAACCAGGAGCCGGCGCCGGATACCACCCAGGCGAAGGCGACCGCGATCCTGTCCGAGCGGTTCGGTGCGGGCGTCACCGGCCCGCTGTTGATCCTGGTCGAGGGAGAGGACGCGACCGGCGTGGCGCGGTCCGCGGTCCCGGCGGCCGAGGCGCTCGACGACGTCGCGCTGGTGTCCGCGCCGCGGGAGTCCCCGTACGGTGGTGCGGCGCTGATCACCGTGATCCCGGAGTCCGGGCCGGACAGCGAGGAGACCGTCGACCTCGTGCACGCGCTGCGGGACGCGCTCGCCGGCCTCGGCGGGAGTGCTCGGTCGTACGTCACCGGGACGACCGCGGTCAGCGTCGACGTCTCGCAGAAGCTGAACGAGGCGCTCCCGGAGTACCTGGTACTCGTCGTCGGGCTCGCGCTCGTGCTGCTGATCCTGGTGTTCCGGTCGCTGCTGGTGCCGATCGCCGGCGTGCTGGGATTCCTGCTGACGATCGGCGCCGCGCTCGGGGCGACGGTCGCGGTGTTCCAGTGGGGCTGGCTGAAAGTACTGGTGAACGCCGAGACGACCGGGCCGCTGCTGAGCCTGGCGCCGATCATCGTCGTCGGCATCCTGTTCGGCCTGGCGATGGACTACCAGGTCTTCCTCGTCTCCCGGATGCACGAGGCGCACGCGCACGGCGCCGCGCCCCGGGCCGCGATCGTCACCGGCTTCCGGCAGGCCGCGCCGGTCGTCGTCGCGGCCGCGTCGATCATGTTCGCGGTGTTCGCGGGCTTCATCCCGGAGGGCGACGCGACGATCAAGCCGATCGCGTTCGCGTTGGCGACCGGCATCCTGTTCGACGCGATCGTGGTGCGGATGGTCGCGATGCCCGCGGCGATGTCGCTGCTGGGCGCGTCCGCCTGGTGGCTGCCGCGAGGGCTGCGCTGGCTCCCGACGCTCGACGTCGAGGGGGCAGCGCTCGAACGTCGTCCGGACGAGACGCGCGAGTTCGCCCCGCACTGA
- a CDS encoding ferredoxin, with product MKVLVDNQRCEAHGQCWMVDEEFFPLDDDGYSALPAGGVDVAPEMEDTARRGVDACPLQALRIE from the coding sequence GTGAAGGTACTGGTCGACAACCAGCGGTGCGAAGCGCACGGACAGTGCTGGATGGTGGACGAGGAATTCTTCCCGCTGGATGACGACGGGTACAGCGCGCTCCCGGCGGGCGGTGTCGACGTCGCACCGGAGATGGAGGACACGGCTCGGCGGGGCGTCGACGCGTGCCCGCTGCAGGCGCTGCGGATCGAGTGA
- a CDS encoding DUF3618 domain-containing protein, with product MGAEQERIERDIMRQRMRLGDDVDALVEKVSPRQAARRQVGRVTHAASTAKERIMGTASDVTDTAKEKAADLAHGTHDRASEAGHGLADRAASAKDSVASAKDSAADAASGTADAARRHTEGNPLAAGLIAFGIGWLASSLIPASAPERRAGAALRERAEEPVRQAGQAVGEKAKEVADNLKEPAKDAAQQVKETAVGAAQDVKQTATGHAEELKGEAKDRAGNVQDTARQ from the coding sequence GTGGGTGCAGAACAGGAACGCATAGAGCGGGACATCATGCGCCAGCGGATGCGGCTCGGCGACGACGTCGACGCGCTGGTCGAGAAGGTCAGCCCGCGACAGGCCGCCCGGCGGCAGGTCGGACGGGTCACCCACGCGGCGTCAACGGCGAAGGAGCGGATCATGGGGACGGCATCCGACGTCACCGACACGGCCAAGGAGAAGGCTGCCGACCTCGCGCACGGCACGCACGACCGGGCGTCCGAGGCCGGCCACGGCCTCGCCGACCGCGCGGCGAGCGCCAAGGACTCGGTGGCGAGCGCGAAGGACTCCGCGGCCGACGCGGCGAGCGGCACCGCGGACGCCGCCCGGCGTCACACCGAGGGCAACCCGCTGGCCGCCGGGCTGATCGCGTTCGGCATCGGCTGGCTGGCGTCCAGCCTCATCCCGGCCTCCGCTCCCGAGCGGCGGGCGGGCGCCGCTCTCCGCGAGCGCGCCGAGGAGCCGGTCCGGCAGGCCGGTCAGGCGGTCGGCGAGAAGGCCAAGGAGGTCGCCGACAACCTCAAGGAACCTGCGAAGGACGCCGCCCAACAGGTGAAGGAGACCGCGGTCGGCGCGGCGCAGGACGTCAAGCAGACCGCGACCGGTCACGCCGAGGAGCTGAAGGGCGAGGCGAAGGACCGGGCCGGGAACGTCCAGGACACCGCCCGGCAGTAA
- a CDS encoding phage holin family protein, translating to MTAADVPGEPPRTVSDASVGDLVRNVADDLTTLIRQEIALAKSETKAEVTKAGKAGGAFGGAGVAGWLALLFVSLAVMYGLGAVIPVGWAALIVGVLWAAGAAALAAYGRKKIRAVNPVPKRTVETVKEDVRWVQNRNA from the coding sequence GTGACCGCCGCCGACGTCCCGGGCGAGCCGCCCAGGACGGTATCGGACGCCTCGGTCGGTGACCTGGTCCGCAACGTCGCCGACGACCTCACCACGCTGATCCGCCAGGAGATCGCGCTGGCCAAGTCGGAGACCAAGGCCGAGGTCACGAAAGCCGGAAAGGCGGGCGGCGCGTTCGGCGGCGCCGGCGTGGCCGGCTGGCTGGCACTGCTGTTCGTCTCGCTCGCGGTGATGTACGGCCTCGGGGCGGTCATCCCGGTGGGCTGGGCAGCGCTGATCGTCGGAGTGCTCTGGGCCGCCGGTGCGGCCGCACTCGCGGCGTACGGCCGGAAGAAGATCCGCGCCGTGAACCCGGTTCCGAAGCGGACGGTCGAGACCGTGAAGGAGGACGTGCGGTGGGTGCAGAACAGGAACGCATAG
- a CDS encoding TspO/MBR family protein, with product MASHGLSMTRHDGVALIGFLAAAFATAAVGGLASVDAGTYYNGLDRPAWAPPSGLFGPVWTVLYTLIGIAGWLAWRRGGFRAAPAAFALYAGQLVLNAAWTWLFFAGEQPGAAFAEITVLWLVILATAVLFARRSRPAGLLLVPYLAWVGYAAALNFALWTSN from the coding sequence ATGGCATCACACGGACTGTCGATGACCCGCCACGACGGGGTCGCCCTAATCGGGTTCCTCGCGGCCGCGTTCGCCACCGCGGCGGTCGGCGGCCTGGCCAGCGTCGATGCCGGCACGTACTACAACGGGCTGGACCGGCCGGCGTGGGCGCCGCCGAGCGGCCTGTTCGGACCGGTATGGACGGTGCTCTACACGCTGATCGGGATCGCCGGTTGGCTCGCCTGGCGGCGGGGCGGCTTCCGGGCGGCGCCGGCCGCGTTCGCGCTCTACGCCGGCCAGCTGGTGCTTAACGCGGCGTGGACCTGGCTGTTCTTCGCCGGTGAGCAGCCGGGAGCGGCGTTCGCCGAGATCACCGTGCTGTGGCTGGTGATCCTGGCGACCGCGGTGCTGTTCGCCCGGCGCAGCCGACCGGCGGGCCTGCTCCTGGTCCCGTACCTCGCCTGGGTCGGGTACGCCGCCGCGCTCAACTTCGCGTTGTGGACGTCTAACTGA
- a CDS encoding FAD-binding protein: protein MATAQPLTNWAGNVAFSTATLHRPTSVDEVQEVVAAGERLRVLGTGHSFSTVADTPGALLTVADLPRRIEIDADRRSVTVSAGTRFGELTQVLDPAGWALHNLGSLPHISVGGAVATGTHGSGITNGALAAAVNALEIVVPSGDLKRLERGDADFEGSVVTLGSIGVVTALGLDIQPRYEIEQRVYDRMFLSALRVNLHEVLTSAYSVSVFLTWRRPFAEQVWVKHRTDGGAWPHGRDWLGATLAPSQRNPVPGQDPGFATQQGGVPGPWNARLPHFRLEFTPSAGDELQTEYLLPIENAVPALDVLTGLADRLGPVLHVSEIRTVAADELWLSEAYRQDSVALHFTWLPDPAAVDPVLRALEAGLAPLGARPHWGKVFAMEPAAVAARYPRFADAQQLIRGYDPDGKFRNAFTERYL from the coding sequence ATGGCCACCGCACAACCCCTCACCAACTGGGCAGGCAACGTCGCGTTCTCCACCGCGACACTGCACCGGCCGACCAGCGTCGACGAGGTGCAGGAGGTGGTCGCCGCGGGCGAGCGCCTCCGCGTCCTGGGCACCGGGCACTCGTTCAGCACGGTCGCCGACACCCCCGGCGCGCTGCTCACGGTGGCCGACCTGCCGCGCCGGATCGAGATCGACGCCGACCGGCGCTCGGTCACGGTGAGCGCCGGGACCCGGTTCGGGGAGCTGACGCAGGTGCTCGACCCGGCGGGCTGGGCGCTGCACAACCTCGGCTCGCTGCCGCACATCAGCGTCGGCGGCGCGGTGGCGACCGGGACGCACGGCTCCGGCATCACCAACGGCGCGCTCGCCGCGGCGGTCAACGCGCTCGAGATCGTGGTGCCGAGCGGCGATCTGAAGCGCCTGGAACGCGGCGACGCGGACTTCGAGGGGTCGGTGGTCACGCTCGGCTCGATCGGCGTGGTGACCGCGCTCGGCCTCGACATCCAGCCGCGCTACGAGATCGAGCAGCGGGTCTACGACCGGATGTTCCTGTCCGCGCTGCGGGTGAACCTGCACGAGGTCCTGACGTCCGCGTACAGCGTCAGCGTGTTTCTGACCTGGCGGCGACCGTTCGCCGAGCAGGTGTGGGTCAAGCACCGCACGGACGGTGGTGCGTGGCCGCACGGACGGGACTGGCTGGGCGCGACGCTGGCGCCGAGCCAACGCAACCCGGTGCCCGGCCAGGACCCCGGCTTCGCCACCCAGCAGGGCGGCGTCCCCGGGCCGTGGAACGCGCGGCTGCCGCACTTCCGGCTGGAGTTCACGCCGAGCGCGGGGGACGAGTTGCAGACCGAGTACCTGCTGCCGATCGAGAACGCGGTGCCCGCGCTGGACGTGCTGACCGGCCTCGCCGACCGGCTCGGGCCGGTGCTGCACGTCAGCGAGATCCGGACGGTCGCGGCCGACGAGCTCTGGCTGTCCGAGGCGTACCGGCAGGACAGCGTCGCGCTGCACTTCACCTGGCTGCCGGACCCGGCGGCGGTCGACCCGGTCCTCCGCGCGCTGGAGGCCGGGCTGGCGCCGCTCGGCGCGCGCCCGCACTGGGGAAAGGTGTTCGCGATGGAACCGGCGGCGGTCGCGGCGCGCTACCCGCGTTTCGCCGACGCCCAGCAGCTGATCCGCGGGTACGACCCGGACGGCAAGTTCCGCAACGCGTTCACCGAACGCTACCTGTGA
- a CDS encoding cation:proton antiporter, producing MNAGILLVLLALGAIAISEFGRRINAQPGLLILVAAAAVSFLPGLPRLELHPELILGLVVPPLLYAAALEFSFFSFVRNLRSIIGLGVWLVLLTALAVGYTTAWLLPAVGVSVAFVLASIVAPPDTVTITSHGDEIGLPRRVSAILTGESLVNDAAALTLFTITVGWTSGEASFIDQPVLLFLYSAAAGILIGTLLGNLATLLRHYLDPTLATAVGLILPFGAYLAAEEVHASGVLAVVMAGFSVSVDSAFGNRRRQRLDYRTRMTEREVWPVLGSLLEAFVFAYTGLQLRFVIEELRESGEPFGRAVLAGVVLLLVVIAVRYLWVSVVFGRRLLAMQAFYRRLEDPRWRELMVRRRQRALERLQRRQRRRGRPGRLRGQGPSARPRGPMRSRRLPAVLSWGEQALVSWTGMRGIVTLGAAGGIPLVTEAGEPFPHRTLLQFLAYVVVIGTLLIQGPTLPLLARWLRIDTTEEDREAADALARATAVAALAAGSGNDEGTDAYFDRQRDALALAVVQRDLDDEAAQIVLERIDRRQAAAEPVTGSVR from the coding sequence GTGAACGCCGGGATCCTGCTGGTACTCCTCGCCTTGGGCGCGATCGCGATCTCGGAGTTCGGACGCCGGATCAACGCCCAGCCGGGCCTGCTCATCCTGGTCGCCGCAGCAGCCGTGTCGTTCCTGCCCGGCCTACCGCGCCTGGAGCTGCACCCGGAGCTGATCCTCGGCCTGGTCGTGCCGCCGCTGCTGTACGCGGCCGCGCTGGAGTTCTCGTTCTTCAGCTTCGTCCGGAACCTGCGATCGATCATCGGGCTCGGAGTCTGGCTGGTGCTGCTCACCGCGCTGGCCGTCGGGTACACGACCGCGTGGCTGCTGCCCGCCGTCGGTGTGAGCGTCGCGTTCGTGCTGGCCTCGATCGTCGCGCCGCCGGACACCGTGACGATCACCAGCCACGGGGACGAGATCGGCCTCCCCCGCCGGGTCAGCGCGATCCTCACCGGTGAGAGCCTGGTGAACGACGCCGCCGCGCTGACGCTGTTCACGATCACGGTCGGGTGGACGTCCGGTGAGGCGTCGTTCATCGACCAGCCGGTCCTGCTGTTCCTCTACTCCGCGGCCGCCGGGATCCTGATCGGGACGCTGCTCGGCAACCTGGCCACGCTGCTGCGCCACTACCTCGACCCGACGCTGGCCACCGCGGTCGGCCTGATCCTGCCGTTCGGTGCCTACCTGGCAGCCGAGGAGGTGCACGCGTCCGGCGTCCTCGCGGTCGTGATGGCCGGGTTCTCGGTCAGCGTCGACTCGGCGTTCGGCAACCGCCGGCGGCAGCGGCTGGACTACCGCACCCGGATGACCGAGCGCGAGGTCTGGCCGGTGCTCGGGTCGCTGCTGGAGGCGTTCGTGTTCGCCTACACCGGGCTGCAGCTGCGGTTCGTCATCGAGGAGCTGCGGGAGTCCGGGGAGCCGTTCGGACGGGCCGTTCTCGCGGGCGTCGTCCTGCTGCTGGTCGTGATCGCGGTGCGGTACCTCTGGGTGTCGGTGGTGTTCGGCCGCCGGCTGCTCGCGATGCAGGCGTTTTACCGCCGGCTGGAGGATCCGCGCTGGCGGGAGCTGATGGTGCGCCGCAGGCAACGCGCGCTGGAGCGCCTCCAGCGCCGGCAGCGGCGTCGGGGTCGTCCGGGCCGTCTGCGCGGCCAGGGACCCTCGGCACGTCCCCGCGGTCCGATGCGCAGCCGGCGCCTCCCGGCGGTGCTCAGCTGGGGCGAGCAGGCGCTGGTGTCCTGGACCGGGATGCGCGGCATCGTCACGCTCGGCGCCGCCGGTGGCATCCCGCTGGTCACCGAGGCGGGTGAGCCGTTCCCGCACCGCACGCTGCTGCAGTTCCTGGCGTACGTCGTCGTGATCGGCACGCTGCTGATCCAGGGCCCGACGCTGCCGCTGCTCGCCCGGTGGCTGCGGATCGACACCACCGAGGAGGACCGCGAGGCCGCCGACGCGCTCGCGCGCGCGACGGCGGTGGCGGCCCTGGCCGCAGGGTCCGGCAACGACGAGGGGACCGACGCTTACTTCGACCGGCAGCGGGACGCGCTGGCGCTGGCCGTCGTACAGCGCGATTTGGACGACGAGGCGGCGCAGATCGTCCTCGAACGAATCGACCGTCGCCAGGCCGCGGCCGAGCCCGTCACAGGTAGCGTTCGGTGA
- the ftsH gene encoding ATP-dependent zinc metalloprotease FtsH, translating to MTPPAKSGPPKDRPPAPAPPPPPGWRRFLIPIGIALTLILLFFPFGGMGVKSVDYGTLTEQINAKHVESLELRADGTITGTYRKSFEDGAEFESHYPTGLNGPDQAFLTAVRDPEIVPHFTATGARSSFLSILLSFAPLLLFIGYFWWIGRQAKRGAQLGGFGGMLGVGKSPAKVIDAERPETTFAEVAGYEGVKRDVTEVVDFLKNSEKYAAAGAVGPKGILMSGPPGTGKTLLARAVAGEAAVPFFAVTGSSFVELFVGVGASRVRDLFADARKRAPSIIFIDEIDAIGQRRNTGGFASNDEREQTLNQLLAEMDGFDPSTGVVVIAATNRPETLDPALLRPGRFDRQVTVPLPNQAEREAILGVHARGKHLASDVDLNATARATPGFSGADLANLLNEAAIVAVRDGRAEVSAADLSQARDRVLLGQRLGSNFLLPNEKQSVAVHESGHALVAAFSPAADPVDKVTILPSGMALGVTEQLPEAERHLYSAEQLTTTLSVQLGGRAAELVVFGQGSTGASNDLAKATDLATRMVREFGLSPKLGPVGYGNDQPQYLGVGGHDREYSEATQRVVDEEVARLLREAEARAIDLLTQHRAALDELSAQLLEHETVDGRTVHAIADRALAATA from the coding sequence ATGACCCCACCCGCAAAGTCCGGCCCACCCAAGGATCGCCCGCCGGCGCCTGCCCCCCCGCCTCCGCCGGGCTGGCGACGGTTTCTCATCCCGATCGGCATCGCGCTCACGCTCATCCTGCTGTTCTTCCCGTTCGGCGGGATGGGCGTGAAGAGCGTCGACTACGGGACGCTGACCGAGCAGATCAACGCCAAGCACGTCGAGAGCCTGGAGTTACGCGCCGACGGCACGATCACCGGCACGTACCGGAAGAGCTTCGAGGACGGCGCCGAGTTCGAGTCGCACTATCCGACCGGCCTCAACGGCCCGGACCAGGCGTTCCTCACCGCGGTGCGCGACCCGGAGATCGTCCCGCACTTCACCGCCACCGGCGCCCGCAGCTCGTTCCTGAGCATCCTGCTGTCGTTCGCGCCGCTGCTGCTGTTCATCGGCTACTTCTGGTGGATCGGACGCCAGGCCAAGCGCGGCGCCCAGCTCGGCGGCTTCGGCGGCATGCTCGGCGTCGGCAAGTCACCGGCGAAGGTCATCGACGCGGAGCGTCCGGAGACGACGTTTGCGGAGGTGGCCGGGTACGAGGGCGTCAAGCGGGACGTCACCGAGGTCGTCGACTTCCTGAAGAACTCCGAGAAGTACGCGGCGGCCGGTGCGGTCGGCCCGAAGGGCATCCTGATGTCCGGGCCGCCCGGTACGGGTAAGACGCTGCTCGCCCGCGCGGTGGCGGGGGAGGCGGCGGTGCCGTTCTTCGCGGTCACCGGCTCGTCGTTCGTCGAACTGTTCGTGGGTGTCGGGGCGTCCCGGGTGCGGGACCTGTTCGCCGACGCGCGGAAGCGCGCGCCGTCGATCATCTTCATCGACGAGATCGACGCGATCGGCCAGCGCCGGAACACCGGCGGATTCGCCAGCAACGACGAGCGTGAGCAGACGCTCAACCAACTCCTGGCCGAGATGGACGGATTCGACCCGTCCACCGGCGTCGTGGTGATCGCCGCGACGAACCGGCCGGAAACGCTCGACCCGGCGCTGCTGCGTCCCGGGCGGTTCGACCGGCAGGTGACGGTGCCGCTGCCGAACCAGGCCGAGCGCGAGGCGATCCTCGGCGTCCACGCCCGGGGCAAGCACCTGGCGTCCGACGTCGACCTGAACGCGACCGCGCGGGCAACGCCCGGATTCTCCGGCGCGGACCTCGCGAACCTGCTCAACGAGGCGGCGATCGTCGCGGTGCGTGACGGGCGGGCCGAGGTCAGCGCGGCGGACCTGTCGCAGGCCAGGGACCGGGTGCTGCTCGGGCAGCGGCTCGGGTCGAACTTCCTGCTGCCGAACGAGAAGCAGAGCGTGGCGGTGCACGAGTCCGGGCACGCGCTGGTGGCCGCGTTCTCGCCGGCCGCCGACCCGGTCGACAAGGTGACGATCCTGCCCAGCGGGATGGCGCTCGGCGTCACCGAGCAGCTGCCCGAGGCCGAGCGTCACCTGTACTCGGCCGAGCAGCTCACGACGACGCTCTCGGTGCAGCTCGGCGGGCGGGCGGCGGAGCTGGTGGTGTTCGGTCAGGGCTCCACCGGTGCCTCGAACGACCTGGCGAAGGCCACCGACCTGGCGACCCGGATGGTGCGGGAGTTCGGGCTGTCGCCGAAGCTCGGCCCGGTCGGGTACGGCAACGACCAGCCGCAGTACCTGGGCGTCGGCGGCCACGACCGGGAGTACAGCGAGGCGACCCAGCGGGTGGTGGACGAGGAGGTCGCGCGCCTGCTCCGGGAGGCGGAGGCGCGGGCCATCGACCTGCTCACCCAGCACCGCGCGGCGCTCGACGAGCTCTCCGCGCAGCTCCTGGAGCACGAGACGGTCGATGGACGCACCGTGCACGCGATCGCCGACCGGGCGCTCGCCGCGACTGCCTGA
- a CDS encoding SRPBCC domain-containing protein, which produces MTTGPLGEVHPNNDGTETLVLRRVFPDPIEDVWAAVTESDRLARWIGHYEGTGGTGGTVEFTVTGEMDAGGEEAQPVTVQILDCSPPTRLVVDFPSEDGGAWHIAVTLAPHADGTTLEFTQRLAAGFDATDVEAGWRWYLDRLVATVAGEPLPPWDDYAPKAAE; this is translated from the coding sequence ATGACAACCGGTCCGCTGGGTGAGGTACATCCGAACAACGACGGGACCGAGACGCTGGTACTCCGTCGTGTGTTCCCCGATCCGATCGAGGACGTGTGGGCGGCGGTGACCGAATCGGACCGGCTGGCGCGCTGGATCGGCCACTACGAGGGCACCGGCGGGACCGGCGGAACCGTCGAGTTCACGGTCACCGGCGAGATGGACGCCGGCGGCGAGGAGGCGCAGCCGGTCACCGTGCAGATCCTCGACTGCTCACCGCCGACCCGGCTGGTCGTCGACTTCCCGTCCGAGGACGGTGGTGCGTGGCACATCGCGGTGACGCTGGCGCCCCACGCGGACGGCACCACGCTGGAGTTCACCCAGCGCCTGGCCGCCGGCTTCGACGCCACCGACGTGGAAGCGGGCTGGCGCTGGTACCTCGACCGCCTCGTGGCCACCGTCGCCGGCGAGCCCCTCCCACCCTGGGACGACTACGCCCCGAAGGCCGCCGAATGA
- a CDS encoding ArsR/SmtB family transcription factor: MSVWEALGDPVRREILAVLGGGEATVGTLAARFPISRPAVSRHLRVLREAGLVRSEVHGQERVYRLHAAPLAEVDAWLRNVTPVPRSLPGPASRLDALSTELRRGRKTRAKEMADDNRSAG; this comes from the coding sequence GTGTCCGTCTGGGAAGCGTTGGGTGACCCCGTGCGCCGGGAGATCCTGGCCGTGCTGGGCGGCGGCGAGGCCACGGTCGGCACGCTGGCGGCGCGGTTCCCGATCAGCCGCCCGGCGGTCAGCCGCCACCTGCGGGTGTTGCGGGAGGCTGGGCTGGTCCGCTCCGAAGTGCACGGGCAGGAGCGGGTCTACCGCCTGCATGCTGCCCCACTCGCCGAAGTGGACGCCTGGCTACGGAACGTGACGCCGGTACCGCGGTCGCTGCCCGGCCCGGCGTCGCGGCTGGACGCGCTGAGCACCGAGTTGCGCCGAGGACGAAAGACCCGAGCGAAGGAGATGGCGGATGACAACCGGTCCGCTGGGTGA